A region of Vigna radiata var. radiata cultivar VC1973A chromosome 6, Vradiata_ver6, whole genome shotgun sequence DNA encodes the following proteins:
- the LOC106764924 gene encoding MAR-binding filament-like protein 1-1, which produces MAFSVSLRPTTSPSHSQLFCSVRFNSRRRGNRLGFESDGGRRFRRLRNSAGVGVRVRSVLNDNRPSVNDYGAAESARVLFERLFDPTQSRFSGEEPDLRILESDLEAALAALKKKEDHLMEAERTVLLENSKLKHTKEELERQESEIEAAKVRYEKLQEEMKETTGRLVAQASQVEELKLKVRDRDHEIDAVQYSLRLKEEEVEKMRVELEVKSQEAAVLDSELREKGKLLDEANEIMNKQRAELEKLKKAVGEKEEEIEVFLDQREVEREKLKVAEANLEKQAMDWLLAQEELKRLGEDAARHAEESNQTLDDFRRVKKLLNDVRSELVSSQQALASSRSKMEEQERLLEQQLFELSEQRASVMSYMENLKDAQTEVESERTKLRVAEARNKELERDLKMEKELINGLEEVLKKERTSLAQAVTEMDLLQQELGKKSAEFRETSAVLQVKESELVDAKLEIQRLKSEKASLQGILEEKDVELSNARNMMVEANQEISDLKMLMNSKETQLMEATNMLREKDEHVKIIQSELNDTNQKAFEAETVVERILDLTNKLVTSIQDEDTNSSRPLLDGLGNQLLERLSEEPAIEMRWQQKRLEKELELAKENLKKKEMEVLAVQRALTIKDGELKMTLSRLDAKEEELKKVREEVTEDTNDLKRLYALAQEKIGGVSLGDLVIEKLQLEAAQLEVEAATNALEKLAEMSSELVNKAIMSVEADNCISLVPIDDKASNLITDISKSDCFSEVKAGVARLSALSEQLLMEAGIAPVN; this is translated from the exons ATGGCTTTCTCCGTTTCACTTCGCCCTACCACTTCTCCATCTCACTCACAG CTGTTTTGCTCTGTTAGGTTCAATAGTAGGCGTCGCGGTAATCGATTAGGTTTCGAGTCGGACGGCGGGAGAAGATTTCGTCGTTTACGGAACAGTGCTGGTGTTGGTGTTCGTGTTAGGTCTGTGTTGAACGATAATAGGCCTAGCGTGAACGATTATGGAGCGGCGGAGTCTGCTAGGGTTTTGTTCGAGAGGTTGTTTGACCCGACGCAGAGCCGGTTTAGCGGAGAGGAGCCGGATCTTCGGATTCTGGAATCGGATCTCGAGGCAGCGCTGGCGGCGCTGAAGAAGAAGGAGGATCACTTAATGGAAGCGGAGAGGACGGTGTTGTTGGAGAATAGTAAGTTGAAGCACACGAAGGAGGAGTTGGAGCGGCAAGAGAGTGAGATTGAGGCTGCTAAGGTTAGGTACGAGAAGCTCCAGGAGGAGATGAAAGAAACTACTGGTAGATTGGTTGCTCAGGCGAGCCAGGTCGAGGAGCTGAAGCTTAAGGTTAGAGATCGCGATCACGAGATTGATGCGGTTCAGTATAGTTTGAGgttgaaagaagaggaagtggAGAAAATGAGGGTTGAACTGGAGGTGAAGAGTCAGGAGGCAGCAGTTCTTGACTCAGAACttagagaaaaaggaaagcTTTTGGATGAAgcaaatgaaattatgaataaacagaGGGCTGAGCTTGAAAAGTTGAAGAAGGCAGTTGGAGAAAAGGAGGAGGAGATTGAGGTCTTTCTGGATCAGAGGGAGGTTGAGAGGGAGAAACTGAAGGTTGCTGAGGCCAATTTAGAGAAGCAGGCAATGGATTGGTTGTTGGCGCAGGAGGAGCTTAAGAGGCTGGGAGAGGATGCTGCCAGGCATGCTGAGGAGAGTAATCAAACTTTGGATGATTTCAGAAGGGTGAAGAAGCTTCTGAATGATGTGAGGTCTGAATTGGTTTCTTCTCAGCAAGCGTTGGCATCTTCTAGAAGCAAAATGGAAGAGCAAGAGCGGTTGTTGGAACAGCAGCTGTTTGAGCTTTCGGAGCAGAGGGCTAGTGTTATGTCATACATGGAAAATCTAAAGGATGCACAGACTGAAGTGGAGAGTGAAAGAACAAAACTCAGGGTTGCTGAGGCTAGGAACAAAGAGCTTGAACGAGATCTGAAGATGGAAAAGGAGCTTATTAATGGGTTAGAGGAGGTgttgaagaaagagagaactTCTTTAGCACAGGCAGTCACGGAAATGGATTTGCTCCAACAGGAACTGGGGAAAAAAAGTGCTGAATTTAGAGAAACAAGTGCCGTTCTTCAGGTCAAAGAATCAGAGCTCGTTGATGCTAAACTAGAAATCCAGCGTTTGAAATCTGAGAAAGCTTCCCTTCAGGGTATTTTGGAGGAGAAAGACGTGGAGCTTTCCAATGCTAGAAACATGATGGTGGAAGCTAACCAGGAAATCTCTGATCTTAAGATGCTTATGAACAGCAAAGAAACCCAGCTTATGGAAGCAACCAATATGCTAAGGGAGAAAGATGAGCATGTGAAGATAATCCAGAGCGAGTTGAATGATACAAATCAGAAGGCTTTCGAAGCTGAAACAGTGGTTGAAAGAATTTTAGATCTTACAAACAAACTGGTTACTTCGATTCAGGATGAAGACACAAACTCATCGAGACCACTGCTAGATGGTTTGGGTAATCAACTACTTGAGCGGCTATCGGAGGAACCTGCTATTGAAATGAGATGGCAACAAAAAAGACTTGAGAAAGAGCTTGAGTTGGCCaaggaaaacttaaaaaaaaaggagatgGAGGTTCTTGCTGTACAGAGAGCTCTAACAATAAAAGATGGGGAGCTGAAAATGACTCTTTCAAGATTGGATGCAAAAGAGGAAGAGTTGAAAAAGGTAAGGGAAGAGGTGACAGAAGATACCAATGATCTGAAAAGGCTGTATGCTTTGGCACAGGAGAAAATTGGTGGGGTAAGCTTAGGAGATTTGGTAATTGAGAAACTTCAGCTTGAGGCAGCTCAGCTTGAAGTTGAAGCTGCCACCAATGCACTGGAAAAGCTTGCCGAAATGAGTAGTGAACTTGTGAATAAGGCAATCATGAGTGTTGAAGCTGATAACTGTATCAGTCTTGTGCCAATTGATGACAAAGCCTCCAATTTGATCACAGATATCAGTAAATCTGACTGTTTCTCTGAGGTGAAAGCAGGAGTGGCTCGACTCTCAGCTTTGTCTGAGCAGCTTCTGATGGAGGCAGGTATTGCTCCTGTAAACTAA